Proteins found in one Terribacillus sp. DMT04 genomic segment:
- a CDS encoding LegC family aminotransferase: protein MNNVWIDISKKIKELYPVKDFLPLHEPTFSGNEKVYVNDCIETGWVSSVGKYVSEFEKSLAEYTGVKRAVAVVNGTAALHVALEVAGVQIEDEVLTPSLTFIATANAISYCGAIPHFIDISNETLGVDVQKLASYLQEMTTVRNNLCMNKYTGKIIKAIVPMHTFGHPVDMDPLIELCDRYNIVVVEDAAESLGSFYKGKHTGNFGKISAMSFNGNKIITTGGGGAILTNDDNLADRAKHLTTTAKVPHRWKYVHDEVGYNYRMPNLNAALGVAQLEQLDGFIKNKRRIFYRYEQILKGYEGIQLYKEPSFATSNYWLQTLIIDPKTYIHEDVLGVLNQSGIMARPVWTPLHELEPFKHCPHSDLTVTNKLSKQIINIASSPYLGE, encoded by the coding sequence ATCCTGTGAAAGATTTTCTACCTTTACATGAACCGACATTTAGTGGTAATGAAAAAGTTTATGTCAATGACTGTATTGAAACAGGATGGGTCTCATCCGTAGGGAAGTATGTTAGCGAATTTGAAAAGTCATTAGCAGAATACACTGGAGTAAAAAGAGCTGTTGCTGTTGTGAATGGTACAGCTGCTTTACATGTGGCATTAGAAGTTGCAGGAGTGCAAATAGAAGATGAGGTGCTCACTCCATCCTTGACGTTCATCGCAACTGCAAATGCTATATCCTATTGTGGGGCAATTCCGCACTTTATAGATATTTCAAATGAAACATTGGGTGTTGATGTACAGAAACTAGCGTCTTATCTCCAAGAAATGACTACTGTCAGAAACAATCTATGTATGAATAAATATACCGGGAAAATAATTAAAGCAATTGTTCCGATGCACACTTTTGGACATCCTGTAGATATGGATCCATTAATTGAGCTTTGTGACCGTTACAATATTGTAGTAGTGGAAGATGCAGCTGAATCGTTAGGATCCTTTTATAAAGGAAAGCATACAGGTAACTTTGGCAAGATATCTGCAATGAGTTTTAATGGTAACAAGATAATCACCACAGGTGGTGGCGGTGCCATCCTTACAAATGATGACAACCTAGCTGATAGAGCAAAGCATTTGACCACTACTGCAAAAGTTCCTCACCGGTGGAAATATGTACATGATGAAGTAGGTTACAATTACAGAATGCCTAATTTAAATGCTGCATTGGGTGTCGCGCAGCTTGAACAATTAGATGGCTTTATCAAAAATAAACGAAGAATCTTCTACAGATATGAACAGATTCTCAAAGGTTATGAAGGTATACAATTGTATAAGGAACCTTCATTTGCAACAAGCAATTATTGGCTGCAGACATTAATCATAGATCCTAAAACGTATATACATGAGGATGTACTAGGGGTATTGAATCAAAGTGGAATAATGGCGAGGCCTGTTTGGACACCATTACATGAGCTTGAGCCTTTTAAACATTGTCCACATTCTGATTTGACTGTCACTAATAAGTTATCCAAACAGATTATCAATATTGCGAGCAGCCCTTACTTAGGAGAGTAA
- the neuB gene encoding N-acetylneuraminate synthase, with translation MIKTFIIAEAGVNHNGSLDLAYKLIDAAVDAGADAIKFQTFKTEKLVTRTAKQADYQVKNIGAASSQFDMLKRLELSYENFRQLKNYCEEKRILFLSTPFDFDSVDFLIKDLEVKLIKIPSGEITNAPYLHRIAKYNVKTIVSTGMASMEEIHQALAFLAYGYAQKEQVNFSNVTHFYNTAEAKLLLSDNVHILHCTSEYPTPPEDINLNAMDSIKKEFHVNVGLSDHSKGIEIPVAAAAKGAQIIEKHFTLNKTLPGPDHKASLEPNELKEMIQSIRLIEKALGKGEKKPTQVEVKNKDIVRKSLVASKQIKKGEIFTTENLTVKRPGTGVSPYYYWDYIGNVSNDNYEEDEVIHQ, from the coding sequence ATGATAAAAACCTTTATAATTGCTGAGGCTGGTGTTAATCATAATGGCTCACTAGACTTAGCATATAAGTTAATTGATGCTGCAGTTGATGCAGGGGCAGATGCGATTAAGTTTCAGACTTTCAAGACTGAGAAATTAGTTACCCGTACGGCAAAACAAGCTGATTACCAAGTGAAAAATATAGGTGCTGCTTCTTCTCAATTCGATATGTTAAAAAGACTTGAATTGAGTTATGAGAATTTTAGACAACTGAAGAATTACTGCGAAGAAAAAAGAATACTATTCTTATCTACACCATTCGATTTCGATAGTGTAGATTTTTTAATTAAGGATTTGGAAGTCAAGTTGATTAAAATCCCTTCTGGAGAGATAACAAATGCTCCTTATTTGCATCGTATCGCTAAATACAATGTCAAAACGATTGTATCAACCGGTATGGCAAGTATGGAAGAAATTCATCAGGCGTTGGCATTTTTAGCGTATGGATATGCTCAAAAAGAGCAGGTGAACTTTTCGAATGTTACTCACTTTTACAATACAGCTGAAGCAAAGTTATTATTATCTGATAATGTGCACATTCTGCACTGTACATCTGAGTACCCTACTCCACCAGAAGATATCAATTTAAATGCAATGGACAGTATTAAGAAAGAGTTCCATGTAAATGTAGGATTGTCTGATCATTCAAAAGGTATAGAAATTCCTGTAGCAGCAGCTGCAAAAGGGGCTCAAATTATTGAAAAACATTTCACTTTAAATAAGACATTGCCGGGACCAGACCATAAAGCATCGTTAGAACCGAATGAATTAAAGGAAATGATTCAGTCTATCCGATTGATTGAAAAAGCATTAGGTAAGGGTGAGAAAAAACCAACTCAGGTTGAAGTTAAAAATAAGGATATTGTAAGAAAGAGTTTAGTGGCATCTAAGCAAATCAAGAAAGGCGAAATTTTTACGACTGAAAATCTTACAGTTAAACGTCCTGGAACGGGTGTATCTCCCTATTATTATTGGGACTATATAGGTAATGTCTCTAATGATAATTACGAAGAGGATGAGGTAATTCATCAATGA
- the neuC gene encoding UDP-N-acetylglucosamine 2-epimerase: MSKRKICIVTGTRAEYGLLYWLMKEIQQDTDLELQIIATGTHLSPEFGSTYRQIEGDGYTINEKIEMLLSSDSEVAIAKSVGLGTIGFADALARLNPDLIVILGDRFELLSVTQTALLLKIPIAHIHGGEKTFGAYDDSIRHAITKMSYLHFTSTEEHRRRVIQLGEYPDRVYNVGAPGIESIKKLNLMNKKDLEVSLNVSLDRPIFLITHHPTTLAQDPIEGTKELLDALDDYKDITMIFTKANADDHGRKINNLISGFVSGDPIKRKLFSSLGQMRYLSLLKHASVVIGNSSSALIEAPYLKTPAVNIGNRQKGRARPVCVIDSLADTASIRRAIDKSLNYDFEIEKSHEIFGDGSTSKKIVDVLRNLEINSPGKEFYDGEILNDKNLYNC; encoded by the coding sequence ATGTCAAAAAGAAAAATTTGTATAGTTACAGGAACCAGAGCAGAGTATGGTTTATTATATTGGCTCATGAAAGAAATACAGCAGGATACGGATTTAGAGTTGCAAATTATCGCTACTGGAACACATCTATCACCCGAATTTGGTTCTACATACAGACAAATTGAAGGAGATGGATATACTATTAATGAGAAAATAGAAATGTTATTATCGTCTGATTCTGAGGTTGCTATAGCGAAGTCTGTCGGATTGGGTACCATTGGATTTGCAGATGCCTTAGCTCGGCTAAACCCTGATTTGATTGTGATTTTAGGTGATAGATTTGAATTGTTATCAGTGACCCAAACAGCCTTGCTTCTGAAAATTCCAATTGCACATATTCACGGTGGAGAAAAGACGTTTGGAGCATATGACGATTCTATTAGACATGCTATTACGAAAATGAGTTACTTGCATTTTACTTCTACAGAAGAACACAGAAGAAGAGTTATCCAATTAGGTGAATATCCGGATAGAGTTTATAACGTAGGAGCACCTGGAATAGAGAGTATAAAGAAGCTGAATTTAATGAACAAAAAGGATTTAGAAGTATCACTGAATGTCTCTCTAGACAGACCAATTTTTTTAATCACTCATCATCCTACAACATTAGCGCAGGATCCAATAGAGGGGACAAAAGAGCTACTGGATGCCTTGGATGACTATAAAGATATAACCATGATATTTACAAAAGCAAATGCTGACGATCATGGTCGAAAAATTAACAATCTAATTTCAGGATTTGTAAGTGGAGATCCAATAAAGCGAAAACTTTTCTCTTCTTTAGGACAGATGCGTTATTTAAGTTTACTTAAACATGCAAGTGTTGTTATCGGGAATTCTTCCAGCGCGCTAATTGAAGCCCCCTATTTAAAAACCCCGGCAGTTAATATTGGCAATAGACAAAAAGGCAGAGCGAGGCCAGTGTGTGTGATTGATAGTCTTGCTGATACTGCAAGCATTCGCAGAGCAATAGATAAATCATTAAACTATGATTTTGAAATTGAAAAATCACATGAGATATTTGGAGATGGAAGTACTTCTAAAAAGATAGTAGATGTTTTAAGAAATCTGGAAATCAATTCGCCAGGTAAAGAATTCTATGACGGAGAGATATTAAATGATAAAAACCTTTATAATTGCTGA